In Gemmatimonadales bacterium, one DNA window encodes the following:
- the rpiB gene encoding ribose 5-phosphate isomerase B, with the protein MAETIPIGADHAGFALKERIVEELKRLGYAPEDVGTHSTDSTDYPDYAHVVADRVARGNAKRGVLLCGTGLGMSYAANRHHGVRAAVAWAPDIAALAREHNDANVLVLPARFVTEDQGLEILRTWLETPFEGGRHERRVAKIEVENE; encoded by the coding sequence ATGGCTGAGACGATTCCGATCGGGGCCGATCACGCCGGTTTTGCGCTGAAAGAGCGCATTGTCGAGGAGTTGAAGCGCCTCGGATATGCGCCGGAGGATGTCGGGACACATTCGACCGACTCGACCGACTATCCCGACTATGCGCATGTCGTGGCGGACCGGGTGGCGCGAGGCAACGCCAAGCGCGGTGTGCTGCTCTGTGGAACCGGGCTCGGGATGTCGTACGCGGCCAATCGGCACCACGGGGTGCGGGCCGCCGTTGCCTGGGCGCCGGACATTGCGGCCCTGGCTCGTGAACACAATGATGCCAATGTCCTGGTCCTCCCCGCGCGGTTCGTGACCGAGGATCAGGGACTCGAAATTCTGCGCACCTGGCTTGAGACGCCTTTCGAAGGCGGCCGCCACGAGCGCCGGGTTGCCAAGATCGAAGTGGAGAACGAATGA
- a CDS encoding 3-hydroxybutyryl-CoA dehydrogenase, whose product MKQAAVIGAGTMGNGIAHVFAQYGWSVTLIDVSQQALDRARTTIQANLDRQAKKGAIPSDAPPQILGRIQTATALEGAASANIIIEAATEQPPLKFSIFESLDRIAAADAILATNTSSISITEIAARTRRPQNVIGMHFMNPVPVMQLVEVIRGHATSDETTSTVLEISTALGKTPVEVQDYPGFVANRILMPMINEAIYTVMEGVATPESVDTVMKLGMAHPMGPLALADFIGLDVCLAILEVMHKGLGDPKYRPCPLLRRMVAAGHLGRKSKQGFYAY is encoded by the coding sequence ATGAAGCAGGCGGCAGTGATCGGCGCGGGGACGATGGGTAACGGCATCGCCCACGTGTTTGCACAATATGGCTGGAGTGTGACCCTGATCGATGTGTCTCAGCAGGCGCTCGATCGCGCCCGGACCACGATTCAGGCCAATCTCGATCGACAGGCCAAGAAGGGCGCTATTCCAAGCGACGCGCCTCCACAGATCCTTGGCAGAATCCAGACCGCGACGGCCCTCGAAGGCGCGGCCTCGGCGAATATCATCATCGAGGCGGCCACGGAGCAACCGCCGCTCAAGTTCTCGATCTTCGAATCGCTCGATCGGATCGCGGCTGCCGACGCCATTCTGGCGACCAACACCAGTTCGATTTCCATCACCGAGATCGCGGCCCGGACCCGGCGTCCCCAGAATGTCATCGGGATGCATTTCATGAATCCGGTGCCGGTCATGCAGCTGGTCGAAGTGATTCGCGGTCATGCGACGAGCGACGAGACTACTTCGACAGTGCTGGAGATCTCGACGGCGCTGGGCAAGACGCCGGTCGAGGTGCAGGACTACCCGGGCTTCGTGGCCAATCGGATCCTGATGCCGATGATCAACGAGGCGATCTACACGGTGATGGAGGGCGTGGCGACGCCCGAGTCCGTTGATACGGTGATGAAGCTGGGCATGGCGCACCCGATGGGCCCGCTCGCGCTGGCGGACTTCATCGGACTCGACGTGTGCCTGGCCATTCTCGAGGTGATGCACAAGGGGTTGGGCGATCCGAAGTACCGACCCTGTCCCTTGCTGCGCCGGATGGTGGCGGCGGGTCACCTGGGCCGCAAGTCCAAACAGGGCTTCTACGCGTACTGA
- a CDS encoding CPBP family intramembrane metalloprotease, which translates to MDLRATSARSRLGAVAWSLGFILVGYSTTGLLGATVYWLLLEQLPAGAVGFSGAAVIQTTVGLIVFGGLTWLIGRKALRLDWRTLGFVPAREGAKGLGKGFAVGALVGIGALVLSLGAGSGWVPDGGSFGSYLGRVGLLTLVLLPAAFMEELAFRGVAVAGMARGIGRAGAIVVTAALFAVAHRANPSVTLLALGNIALAGVLLGLTFFARGGIWTATGAHLGWNAALAALAAPVSGLPFEIPWIDFVPGDPAWVTGGRFGPEGGVLATVALTVGILFVVRWRDFREAS; encoded by the coding sequence GTGGATCTGCGAGCGACCAGTGCGCGGTCCCGGCTCGGGGCCGTTGCCTGGTCGCTCGGTTTTATACTGGTAGGGTACAGCACGACCGGGCTGCTCGGAGCGACCGTCTACTGGCTCTTGCTCGAGCAGCTGCCCGCGGGCGCCGTAGGCTTCAGCGGTGCGGCCGTGATTCAGACCACCGTCGGGCTCATTGTCTTCGGCGGGCTGACGTGGCTGATCGGGAGGAAAGCACTCCGACTCGACTGGCGAACGCTTGGCTTCGTGCCGGCGCGAGAAGGTGCGAAAGGGCTCGGAAAAGGGTTTGCGGTAGGTGCGCTGGTCGGTATCGGGGCCCTGGTGCTGAGCCTCGGAGCGGGGTCGGGATGGGTGCCCGATGGTGGCAGCTTCGGGTCGTACCTGGGCCGAGTGGGGTTGCTCACGCTGGTGCTCTTGCCGGCTGCGTTCATGGAAGAGTTGGCGTTCCGCGGCGTGGCGGTGGCGGGGATGGCACGTGGCATCGGGCGCGCTGGGGCTATTGTGGTGACGGCGGCGCTGTTTGCCGTCGCGCATCGGGCCAATCCGAGTGTGACGCTGCTGGCCCTTGGCAACATTGCCCTTGCCGGGGTGCTCCTCGGGCTTACGTTTTTCGCGCGGGGTGGTATTTGGACGGCGACCGGCGCGCATCTTGGCTGGAATGCCGCTCTCGCGGCGCTTGCCGCGCCGGTCAGCGGTTTGCCGTTCGAGATTCCGTGGATCGATTTTGTGCCCGGCGACCCCGCGTGGGTCACCGGAGGGCGCTTCGGTCCGGAAGGTGGAGTGCTGGCGACCGTGGCGTTGACGGTGGGAATCCTGTTTGTGGTTCGGTGGCGTGACTTTCGGGAGGCATCATGA
- a CDS encoding acetyl-CoA C-acetyltransferase, whose product MSDATTPVILSACRTPIGKYLGGLSSFNAPSLGAIAIKEAVHRAGVDAGAIDEVIMGHVLQGGSGQATGRQAMIKAGLNGVIPALTINKVCGSGLKAVMLAAQSIKAGDSQLVVAGGMESMSSSPHYVYGMRGGIKAGNQTMVDGMIHDGLWDSFGNVHMGNLAEYTAKKAEVSRADQDRYAFESHRKAVASIEAGVFAAEIVPVSVPIKGGSTTVDTDESPRKDTSVESLAKLRPSFDKEGSVTAGNAPGLNDGSSALVVASLAFAKAHGLTPLARITGYATGGGEPKDLFFAPIFAVQNLMKKTGTTIGDYGLIEANEAFAVQALADGRALGWDWDRVNVHGGAIALGHPIGASGARVLTTLLYAMKSRGAVTGLATLCLGGGNAVALSVEAV is encoded by the coding sequence ATGTCTGACGCAACGACGCCTGTAATCCTCTCGGCCTGCCGTACCCCGATCGGGAAGTACCTTGGCGGCCTGTCATCGTTCAACGCGCCGTCGCTCGGCGCCATCGCCATCAAGGAAGCGGTCCACCGGGCGGGGGTCGACGCGGGCGCCATCGACGAGGTCATCATGGGCCACGTGCTGCAGGGTGGCTCGGGGCAGGCCACCGGTCGCCAGGCGATGATCAAGGCCGGCCTGAACGGCGTCATTCCCGCCTTGACCATCAACAAGGTCTGCGGCTCCGGCCTCAAGGCGGTAATGCTGGCCGCTCAGTCGATCAAAGCCGGCGACAGCCAGCTCGTCGTTGCCGGTGGGATGGAGTCGATGTCGTCGTCTCCCCACTATGTCTATGGCATGCGTGGCGGTATCAAGGCCGGCAACCAGACCATGGTGGACGGCATGATTCACGACGGGCTCTGGGATTCATTCGGCAATGTCCACATGGGCAACCTGGCCGAGTACACCGCCAAGAAGGCCGAAGTTTCGCGAGCCGATCAGGATCGCTACGCCTTCGAGAGCCATCGCAAGGCAGTTGCGTCGATCGAAGCGGGCGTCTTCGCCGCGGAGATCGTGCCGGTGTCGGTGCCCATCAAGGGTGGCAGCACGACGGTCGACACCGATGAGTCGCCTCGCAAGGATACCTCGGTCGAGTCGCTGGCCAAGCTCCGGCCGTCGTTCGACAAAGAGGGCAGCGTCACGGCCGGCAACGCGCCGGGTCTCAATGACGGTTCGTCGGCGCTCGTGGTCGCCTCGCTGGCCTTCGCCAAGGCGCATGGTCTGACGCCGCTGGCCCGGATCACCGGATATGCGACCGGCGGCGGCGAACCCAAGGACCTCTTCTTCGCGCCGATCTTCGCGGTCCAGAACCTGATGAAGAAGACGGGTACCACGATTGGTGACTATGGCCTGATCGAGGCCAACGAGGCGTTCGCGGTCCAGGCGCTGGCCGATGGTCGGGCGTTGGGCTGGGATTGGGATCGGGTCAATGTGCACGGCGGTGCGATTGCACTGGGGCATCCGATCGGCGCCAGCGGCGCGCGAGTCCTCACCACCCTCCTCTATGCGATGAAGTCGCGCGGGGCTGTCACGGGCCTCGCCACGCTCTGTCTTGGTGGAGGCAACGCCGTCGCGCTTTCGGTCGAAGCGGTCTGA
- a CDS encoding protein kinase, with translation MNVEQQLRAGLGDRYQIERQIGEGGMATVFLARDLKHDRPVAIKVFRPELAATMGADRFFHEIELSARLQHPHIVPLYDSGVAGGIFDFVMPFVEGESLRNRLDRDKQIPFDEAVELTREIASALAYAHGQGLVHRDIKPENILLTGGHAMLADFGIARAVGIAQQGKRHTGLGFAVGTPGYMSPEQATASELDARTDQYSLAAVFYEMVSGEVPFSGPTVQAALAQSLTGPRPKLTKLVRTVPPDADPVVARALASDPAERYPTIMAFAEDLVRSGGGGQAVLTKQRRLLGAVAFFSAAFVISLLALVFWPREPIALVRKEAEVIAVAPFTTSGPGVETLGEGMVDLLSANLNTVGGIRVVEPRLVLAQWRRRGNPADPDAGRSLARAVNANSVLTGSLVSTGNRVRIAAALHGLDGTELAKAQVDGASDSVLVLVDRLSADLVRGIWQSNEPVPSLRVSGITTNSMEAMRSFLDGERLYRRSAWDSAQLAFQRAVELDSTFSLAYLRLSSSIGWVGGYGSPKAVEASDAARRFADRLPPRERSLVATYSLFSRGNRAAGDSARRYVAQYPDDVEGWFVLGETYYHNRAVDPRPPEEIRAPFDRVIALDSSLTPAALHPAEMAIAYRDSALLDRYIEVMRRAGSEDEARAYRTAADIGWGRRGLDSTAIALIGSRRGAYQAAIHAAELAPDGDAERVWALVQHAFSGSGGSPAEQTLARSVMAAGLGRFEQARAVADSLQGISQDLRLSALLHPITLGIAPPGYGGDVASRVLAANRVNPFQVHAVIQVALVRGDLSLAGRLADSLLARDTVAVAGPVRSLVTAAKGRVLLARGDTLGGIRLLSSALESASGTIPPFLSVAARLELATVLAMRPATRELGLLRLRYGFESDFGVMSVTQLLLGRALEAAGQREDAVASYSRFLRLWSADDAWAAEARAAIGRLTGEAASLR, from the coding sequence ATGAACGTCGAGCAGCAGCTCCGTGCCGGGCTGGGCGATCGGTATCAGATCGAGCGTCAGATCGGGGAAGGCGGGATGGCGACCGTCTTCCTGGCGCGCGACCTCAAGCATGACCGCCCGGTTGCCATCAAGGTCTTCCGTCCGGAGCTGGCGGCCACCATGGGGGCCGATCGGTTCTTCCACGAGATCGAGCTGTCGGCCCGGCTCCAGCACCCCCACATCGTGCCGCTCTACGACTCGGGAGTTGCTGGCGGGATCTTCGATTTCGTGATGCCCTTCGTCGAGGGCGAGTCGTTGCGGAATCGACTCGATCGCGACAAGCAGATTCCCTTCGACGAAGCGGTCGAACTGACCCGCGAGATTGCCAGTGCACTGGCCTACGCCCATGGGCAGGGTCTGGTCCACCGCGACATCAAACCCGAGAACATCCTGTTGACCGGCGGCCATGCGATGCTGGCCGACTTCGGGATTGCGCGAGCCGTGGGCATCGCGCAGCAAGGCAAGCGTCATACCGGGCTGGGTTTTGCCGTCGGGACGCCTGGGTATATGAGCCCTGAGCAGGCGACCGCTTCCGAACTCGACGCTCGAACCGATCAGTACAGCCTGGCGGCGGTCTTCTATGAGATGGTGAGCGGCGAGGTGCCGTTCTCGGGGCCGACGGTGCAAGCCGCGCTGGCGCAGAGTCTGACGGGGCCGCGACCCAAACTCACCAAGCTGGTGCGAACGGTGCCCCCTGACGCCGACCCCGTGGTCGCTCGTGCGCTGGCGAGCGATCCGGCCGAGCGCTATCCCACGATCATGGCGTTCGCGGAGGATCTCGTTCGGTCAGGCGGCGGAGGGCAGGCTGTCCTGACCAAGCAGCGTCGCCTGCTCGGCGCAGTGGCGTTCTTTTCCGCTGCCTTCGTGATCAGTCTCCTGGCCCTGGTGTTCTGGCCGCGCGAGCCAATTGCCTTGGTGCGCAAAGAGGCCGAGGTCATTGCGGTGGCGCCGTTCACGACGTCGGGACCTGGGGTGGAAACCCTGGGTGAAGGCATGGTCGACCTGCTGTCGGCCAACCTCAACACGGTTGGAGGTATTCGGGTCGTCGAACCGCGGCTCGTGCTGGCGCAATGGCGTCGGCGGGGCAACCCGGCAGACCCGGATGCCGGTCGCAGCCTGGCGCGGGCAGTCAACGCCAACAGCGTGCTGACGGGCAGTCTCGTGAGCACTGGCAACCGGGTTCGCATCGCGGCTGCGCTCCATGGGCTCGATGGCACCGAGCTGGCGAAGGCCCAGGTCGACGGGGCGTCGGACAGCGTGCTGGTTCTGGTCGACCGCCTCAGTGCCGACCTGGTGCGCGGTATCTGGCAGTCCAACGAGCCGGTACCATCGCTTCGGGTCAGCGGCATCACCACCAACTCGATGGAGGCGATGCGTTCCTTCCTGGACGGCGAACGACTCTACCGCCGGTCGGCCTGGGATTCGGCGCAGCTGGCCTTTCAGCGTGCGGTCGAGCTCGACTCGACCTTCAGTCTGGCGTATCTGCGGCTCAGTTCGTCGATTGGCTGGGTCGGCGGCTATGGGTCGCCGAAGGCGGTCGAGGCGAGCGACGCGGCTCGGCGATTTGCGGATCGGCTGCCGCCGCGGGAGCGTTCGCTGGTGGCGACCTACAGCTTGTTTTCTCGGGGCAACCGCGCGGCCGGGGACTCTGCTCGCCGCTATGTGGCGCAGTATCCGGATGACGTCGAGGGTTGGTTCGTCCTGGGCGAAACCTATTACCACAACCGCGCGGTCGATCCCAGGCCCCCCGAAGAGATCCGAGCGCCGTTCGACCGGGTCATTGCGCTCGACTCCTCGCTGACGCCGGCGGCCCTCCACCCGGCCGAGATGGCGATTGCCTACCGTGACAGCGCCTTGCTCGACCGATACATCGAAGTGATGCGACGGGCGGGGTCTGAGGACGAGGCACGCGCCTACCGGACGGCGGCAGACATCGGCTGGGGGCGGCGCGGGCTCGATTCAACGGCGATTGCACTGATCGGGAGCAGACGCGGTGCGTACCAGGCGGCAATCCATGCTGCGGAACTGGCCCCAGATGGGGATGCGGAGCGGGTCTGGGCTCTGGTGCAGCATGCCTTCTCGGGGTCCGGCGGCTCGCCGGCGGAGCAGACGCTCGCGCGCAGCGTGATGGCCGCCGGGCTCGGGCGCTTCGAGCAGGCCCGCGCCGTTGCCGACTCCCTGCAGGGCATCAGCCAGGATCTGCGGCTCTCGGCGTTGTTGCACCCGATTACTCTCGGGATCGCCCCTCCCGGCTATGGCGGGGATGTCGCCAGCCGAGTGCTCGCCGCCAATCGAGTCAATCCGTTTCAGGTCCACGCGGTCATCCAGGTGGCACTGGTCCGCGGCGACCTGAGCCTGGCGGGTCGCCTCGCCGACAGCCTGCTGGCCCGGGACACGGTTGCCGTGGCCGGACCGGTCCGATCGCTGGTGACTGCGGCCAAGGGCCGGGTCTTGCTCGCGAGGGGCGACACATTGGGTGGGATTCGATTGCTGAGCAGTGCGCTCGAGAGCGCCTCCGGGACCATCCCGCCTTTCCTTTCGGTGGCTGCCCGACTCGAACTCGCGACGGTCCTGGCCATGCGGCCTGCCACCCGCGAACTCGGGCTGCTCCGGCTCCGCTACGGATTCGAGTCTGATTTCGGGGTGATGTCGGTCACACAGCTGCTCTTGGGCCGGGCGCTCGAGGCAGCCGGACAGCGGGAGGATGCCGTTGCCTCGTACAGCCGGTTTCTCCGGCTCTGGTCGGCCGACGATGCCTGGGCCGCCGAGGCCCGAGCCGCCATCGGGCGACTGACGGGAGAGGCCGCCTCGCTTCGCTGA
- the thrS gene encoding threonine--tRNA ligase — protein sequence MSVVRLTLPDGSVRELPSGSSGLDLARQIGPGLAKAALAVRVDGEIRDLERPIETDASVSIMTDRDPDALGLLRHSAAHVLATAVRTIFPKAGIGFGPAIDDGFYYDFEVPRPFTPDDLDRIETVMRDIAAKDYPFVREVVGREEAGRRFADDPLKLERIAELGADETITVYTDGPFVDLCRGPHVPSTSRLKHFKLLSTAGAYWRGDEKRQMLQRIYGTAWFKKDDLEGYLHRLEEARKRDHRRVGRELDLFLFHPFAPGAAFWTDRGTTMINVLNDYLRELQRDDYQEVKTPLLFNKALWEMSGHWGKYKENMFLVLDSETGEHDISLKPMNCPSHYLLYGSKKHSYRELPIRYCTYDVLHRNEVSGALSGLTRVRQFQQDDCHIFLTEDQIRDEVQRLTRLILGYYQTFGLTAQLKFSTRPAERIGSDELWDKAEGALRSALESTGHAYQINPGDGAFYGPKIDFHVEDSIGRTWQLGTIQLDYAAPERFDLTYVGEDNQAHRPVVIHRAVSGSFERFMAILIEHFAGAFPLWLAPEQVRVLPISDTQRDAAAQVTKVLRQAGIRATLDAGNDTLNYRVRAGEVAKVPYLAVVGQREAEAGTVAVRTRGAGSKQDVMPLDAFRTRLVDDIARRRLVP from the coding sequence ATGAGTGTGGTTCGATTGACCCTGCCCGATGGCAGTGTCCGGGAGTTGCCCAGCGGTTCGTCAGGTCTCGACCTTGCCCGCCAGATTGGCCCGGGGCTCGCCAAAGCGGCGCTGGCGGTTCGCGTCGACGGCGAGATTCGGGATCTCGAACGGCCGATCGAGACGGATGCCTCAGTGTCGATCATGACCGATCGCGATCCTGATGCGCTCGGTCTGTTGCGCCATTCGGCTGCGCATGTGCTGGCAACCGCCGTTCGGACCATCTTTCCGAAGGCCGGGATCGGGTTCGGTCCCGCGATCGATGACGGCTTCTACTACGACTTCGAAGTACCCCGCCCGTTTACCCCCGATGATCTCGACCGGATCGAAACGGTGATGCGCGACATCGCCGCCAAGGATTATCCGTTCGTCCGAGAAGTGGTGGGCCGGGAGGAAGCGGGGCGACGCTTTGCCGACGATCCGCTCAAACTGGAGCGGATCGCGGAGCTGGGCGCGGACGAGACGATTACCGTCTATACCGACGGCCCGTTCGTCGACCTCTGCCGCGGGCCGCACGTACCCTCGACCTCCCGCCTCAAGCACTTCAAGCTGCTCTCGACGGCCGGCGCCTACTGGCGTGGCGACGAGAAGCGCCAGATGCTGCAGCGGATCTACGGTACGGCGTGGTTCAAGAAAGATGATCTCGAGGGATACCTCCACCGGCTGGAGGAAGCCCGGAAGCGCGACCATCGACGTGTCGGTCGCGAACTCGATCTCTTTCTGTTCCATCCGTTCGCACCTGGGGCTGCGTTCTGGACCGATCGCGGCACCACGATGATCAACGTCCTCAACGACTACCTGCGCGAGCTGCAGCGGGACGACTATCAGGAAGTCAAAACCCCGCTCCTTTTCAACAAGGCGCTCTGGGAAATGTCAGGGCACTGGGGCAAGTACAAGGAGAACATGTTCCTGGTGCTCGACAGCGAGACGGGCGAGCATGACATCTCGCTCAAACCGATGAACTGCCCGTCGCATTATCTGCTGTACGGATCGAAGAAGCACTCGTACCGCGAGCTTCCGATCCGGTATTGCACCTACGATGTGCTGCACCGGAACGAGGTCTCGGGTGCGTTGTCGGGGTTGACGCGCGTGCGTCAGTTTCAACAGGACGACTGCCACATCTTCCTGACCGAGGACCAGATCCGCGACGAAGTGCAGCGGCTGACTCGGCTGATCCTGGGCTATTACCAGACCTTCGGCCTGACCGCGCAGCTCAAATTCTCCACCCGGCCCGCAGAACGGATCGGGTCGGACGAGTTGTGGGACAAGGCCGAAGGGGCGCTTCGCAGTGCACTCGAGTCGACCGGTCATGCCTATCAGATCAATCCGGGCGATGGCGCCTTTTACGGACCGAAGATCGACTTTCATGTCGAGGATTCGATTGGACGCACCTGGCAGCTGGGCACGATCCAGCTCGACTACGCTGCGCCGGAACGGTTCGACCTGACCTACGTGGGCGAGGACAACCAGGCCCACCGTCCGGTGGTGATTCACCGCGCCGTGAGCGGGTCGTTCGAGCGGTTCATGGCCATTCTGATCGAGCACTTTGCGGGAGCGTTTCCTCTCTGGCTCGCGCCGGAACAGGTTCGGGTCTTGCCGATCTCGGATACCCAGCGGGATGCGGCCGCGCAGGTCACCAAAGTGTTGCGCCAGGCGGGGATCCGTGCGACCCTCGACGCCGGCAACGATACGCTCAACTATCGCGTCCGGGCCGGTGAAGTGGCCAAAGTGCCGTACCTGGCCGTGGTCGGCCAGCGGGAGGCCGAGGCCGGGACGGTGGCGGTGCGGACCCGCGGGGCGGGGTCCAAGCAGGACGTGATGCCGCTGGATGCGTTCCGGACCCGTCTGGTGGACGACATCGCCCGCCGGCGTCTGGTTCCTTAG